A window of Acropora muricata isolate sample 2 chromosome 3, ASM3666990v1, whole genome shotgun sequence contains these coding sequences:
- the LOC136910687 gene encoding transcriptional adapter 2-alpha-like isoform X1 encodes MAVIEEGDQLITQDVNECLNCHGVLKEPYIRCCSCLTKVVLCVECFSRGTEDREHRNDHSYEIVSNNFPVLEKSWNAQEEINLLDGISDNGFQNWKEVAKHVQSKTDQECEEHYLKLYIDDPCKDLQIPELRPVASCVPFPSSAGVPFKASEDPPRPQMDSAKSFEMSGYMPCRGDFDVEYDNYAEVDVKDIEFDSTDSDILRELKIAAVEIFISRLQQRFYRKRIVRKHGLINIQKWQFLERRQSKAERELREKLRPIARLHSPDEHEIFVQGLLMESFLKKEIIKLQECRSEGICTKKGAQIYERLNRDRLEDKMRKKLLDDILFHIQDEKACQVWLHRQALIDSGQSLAPLPLPSLGRKPAARLDISGTPGVEQLRPMERELCSNLRLLPHDFQNYKSILIKEYEKQGSLRLAQARTLIRIDVNKTRKMYNFFLEQGWIKQPDG; translated from the exons ATGGCTGTCATTGAGGAAG GAGACCAGTTAATCACCCAAGACGTCAACGAGTGTTTGAACTGTCATGGAGTTCTAAAAGAACCGTACATCAGGTGCTGCAGTTGTTTGACGAAAGTCGTACTTTGTGTTGAG TGTTTCTCAAGAGGAACCGAGGATAGAGAACACAGAAATGACCACAGTTATGAAATAGTT AGCAATAACTTTCCAGTTTTAGAGAAGAGTTGGAATGCTCAAGAAGAAATCAATTTACTTGATGGAATCTCTGATAATGGTTTTCAAAACTG GAAAGAAGTTGCAAAGCATGTTCAAAGCAAAACTGATCAAG AATGTGAGGAACATTACCTGAAATTGTACATTGATGATCCTTGCAAAGATCTTCAAATCCCAG AACTGAGACCAGTTGCTTCATGTGTGCCATTTCCTTCTTCTGCTGGTGTTCCATTTAAAG CTTCAGAAGATCCTCCACGTCCTCAGATGGACTCAGCAAAGAGCTTTGAGATGTCTGGTTACATGCCATGCAGGGGAGATTTTGATGTG GAATATGACAACTATGCTGAGGTTGACGTAAAGGACATAGAGTTTGATTCTACCGATTCAGATATTCTTAGAG AACTGAAAATTGCTGCTGTGGAAATATTTATTTCAAGACTTCAACAAAGATTTTATAGGAAAAG aattGTTAGGAAACATGGACTCATAAACATACAGAAGTGGCAAT TTTTAGAACGAAGACAATCTAAAGCTGAGAG GGAACTTCGAGAAAAACTGCGCCCGATTGCAAGACTCCACTCTCCTGATGAACATGAAATTTTTGTACAAGGATTATTGA tGGAAAGCTTCctgaagaaagaaataattaagTTGCAAGAGTGCAGGTCAGAAGGAATTTGCACCAAAAAAG gtgCACAGATTTATGAGCGTCTAAACAGAGATCGTTTAGAGGATAAAATGCGCAAAAAATTGCTGGATGACATTCTTTTTCATATACAG GATGAAAAGGCTTGCCAAGTTTGGCTGCACAGACAAGCTCTGAT AGATTCTGGGCAGAGCCTTGCACCCCTTCCACTTCCTAGTTTAG gtCGTAAACCAGCAGCTAGATTAGACATAAGTGGAACACCAGGAGTAGAACAACTACGGCCTATGGAGCGAGAG CTGTGCAGCAATTTGCGACTATTGCCACATGATTTCCAGAACTACAAGTCAATTCTTATCAAGGAATATGAAAAGCAGGGATCGCTAAGGCTAGCACAAGCACGTACACTAATACGCATTGACGTCAACAAGACAAGAAAGAtgtacaatttctttttagaGCAAGGATGGATCAAACAGCCTGATGGATAG
- the LOC136910688 gene encoding coiled-coil domain-containing protein 74A-like isoform X1: protein MQSLQTMSKAPTQSANLPPLQNLPSWTRNSLLRKKQPRQIIRDHLEPINPIVEEMDNSRALTKSNDKSSYTGRIVSALLQGQGLDQEQRIEHVEKTIDYLRTQHAETLSNLHREIERLKAENKDLNFKLIMARSGVNLASVNKGISPTLEEAMLQSTGSEASSLIANQTEVDSREEDKLPQPALKESRNTNIVQQTRSAKKNKRTGTGKKMVNGRAPSTPPLSAKSANLQPKSSGRTKTKLQNSLEKHPNLSSPYVFDLNTTPSSPTKQGVPTGKSLLVVTIKDKTVKVNMPTDSTPRSPTLVECKAIIKHQQETNKRQEQELSKLKSDLNDALYSDKWTPDAYLLAKSYVAEEIPPQTRHNTPATRSLPWLHSRDQTHSGRVIPGRMQVVHDNVSLPVLRPHGASNVAIRKRRQQALVRGRGKKDIF from the exons ATGCAGTCGTTACAAACGATGTCTAAAGCTCCTACACAGTCTGCTaaccttcctcctcttcaaaaTCTTCCTTCGTGGACAAGGAACTCTTTGTTGAGGAAGAAACAACCACGGCAGATAATTCGTGATCATTTGGAACCCATAAATCCAATCGTTGAAGAAATGGATAACAGCAGAGCCCTTACGAAATCGAATGACAAATCGAGTTACACGGGAAGAATCGTGTCTGCGCTTTTACAAGGTCAGGGGCTTGATCAAGAACAAAGAATTGAACATGTAGAGAAGACAATTGACTACCTTAGAACGCAGCACGCTGAAACACTGTCTAATTTACACAGGGAAATAGAACGATTAAAAGCAGAAAACAAAG actTAAATTTCAAGTTAATCATGGCTCGAAGTGGAGTAAACCTAGCCAGTGTCAATAAAG GCATTTCTCCAACTTTGGAGGAAGCTATGTTGCAGTCTACAGGCTCTG AAGCAAGTTCACTGATTGCAAATCAAACCGAAGTAGATTCTAGAGAAGAAGACAAATTACCCCAACCAGCATTGAAAGAATCCAGAAACACAAATATTGTACAGCAAACTAGGagtgcaaagaaaaataaaag GACTGGAACTGGCAAAAAAATGGTGAATGGAAGAGCACCATCCACTCCTCCCTTATCTGCCAAAAGTGCAAATTTGCAACCCAAAAGTTCTGGTagaacaaagacaaaactgcAAAACTCTCTGGAAAAACATCCAAATCTGAGTTCTCCTTATGTGTTTGATTTGAACACAACTCCATCTTCACCTACAAAGCAGGGTGTTCCTACAGGAAAGTCACTCTTAGTTGTCACAATAAAAGACAAAACTGTTAAAGTCAACATGCCAACTGACAGCACACCTCGATCACCTACCTTGGTCGAATGTAAGGCAATCATCAAGCATCAACAGGAGACTAATAAAAGACAGGAGCAGGAG CTCTCTAAGCTGAAGTCAGACCTGAATGATGCTTTGTATTCTGACAAGTGGACTCCAGATGCATATCTATTGGCTAAATCTTATGTAGCAGAAGAGATACCACCTCAAACTAg ACACAACACTCCAGCTACAAGATCTCTGCCATGGTTACATTCAAGAGACCAAACACACTCTGGAAG gGTGATACCAGGTAGAATGCAAGTTGTACATGACAATGTCTCTCTGCCTGTCTTGCGCCCCCATGGTGCTTCCAATGTAGCTATTAGAAAGCGTCGACAACAGGCACTAGTAAGAGGAAGAGGAAAGAAGGACATCTTTTAG
- the LOC136912272 gene encoding uncharacterized protein has product MRKIYFKNMLQTCSQICIERPLYISSVEKCHMYADFMLQKMKYRNHHLAVENKNLRNTIKNLECKIDNMRGALSQGELQCNLLAKNLHSKEKELQQSKSREKDLNSEVKLLQSNLCKESLRNRVLNERIKQASSADSSNRAFNEWTRQVIGRIRRFGGKRSRGIKDKELPHDITIR; this is encoded by the exons ATGAGGaaaatttactttaaaaatATGCTTCAAACTTGCTCTCAAATCTGTATAGAAAGGCCACTTTACATTAGCAGCGTAgagaaatgtcatatgtacgcCG ATTTTATGCTGCAAAAGATGAAATACCGTAACCATCATTTAGCAGTAGAAAACAAAAACCTTAGAAACACAATCAAGAACCTGGAATGTAAGATAGATAACATGAGGGGCGCTTTGAGTCAAGGGGAGCTTCAATGTAATCTCTTGGCGAAAAATCTGCACTCAAAAGAG AAAGAACTGCAGCAATCGAAGAGCAGAGAGAAAGATCTGAATAGTGAGGTCAAATTACTTCAATCTAACTTGTGCAAAGAGTCATTGAGGAATAGAGTTTTAAATGAAAGGATTAAACAA gcCAGTTCAGCTGATTCATCTAACCGAGCGTTTAACGAATGGACCCGTCAAGTGATTGGTCGAATAAGGCGCTTTGGAGGAAAAAGGTCCAGGGGAATCAAGGATAAAGAGCTTCCTCATGACATTACCATACGTTGA
- the LOC136910687 gene encoding transcriptional adapter 2-alpha-like isoform X2, with protein sequence MDLPENHFRCFSRGTEDREHRNDHSYEIVSNNFPVLEKSWNAQEEINLLDGISDNGFQNWKEVAKHVQSKTDQECEEHYLKLYIDDPCKDLQIPELRPVASCVPFPSSAGVPFKASEDPPRPQMDSAKSFEMSGYMPCRGDFDVEYDNYAEVDVKDIEFDSTDSDILRELKIAAVEIFISRLQQRFYRKRIVRKHGLINIQKWQFLERRQSKAERELREKLRPIARLHSPDEHEIFVQGLLMESFLKKEIIKLQECRSEGICTKKGAQIYERLNRDRLEDKMRKKLLDDILFHIQDEKACQVWLHRQALIDSGQSLAPLPLPSLGRKPAARLDISGTPGVEQLRPMERELCSNLRLLPHDFQNYKSILIKEYEKQGSLRLAQARTLIRIDVNKTRKMYNFFLEQGWIKQPDG encoded by the exons atggacctccctgaaaaccactttcgg TGTTTCTCAAGAGGAACCGAGGATAGAGAACACAGAAATGACCACAGTTATGAAATAGTT AGCAATAACTTTCCAGTTTTAGAGAAGAGTTGGAATGCTCAAGAAGAAATCAATTTACTTGATGGAATCTCTGATAATGGTTTTCAAAACTG GAAAGAAGTTGCAAAGCATGTTCAAAGCAAAACTGATCAAG AATGTGAGGAACATTACCTGAAATTGTACATTGATGATCCTTGCAAAGATCTTCAAATCCCAG AACTGAGACCAGTTGCTTCATGTGTGCCATTTCCTTCTTCTGCTGGTGTTCCATTTAAAG CTTCAGAAGATCCTCCACGTCCTCAGATGGACTCAGCAAAGAGCTTTGAGATGTCTGGTTACATGCCATGCAGGGGAGATTTTGATGTG GAATATGACAACTATGCTGAGGTTGACGTAAAGGACATAGAGTTTGATTCTACCGATTCAGATATTCTTAGAG AACTGAAAATTGCTGCTGTGGAAATATTTATTTCAAGACTTCAACAAAGATTTTATAGGAAAAG aattGTTAGGAAACATGGACTCATAAACATACAGAAGTGGCAAT TTTTAGAACGAAGACAATCTAAAGCTGAGAG GGAACTTCGAGAAAAACTGCGCCCGATTGCAAGACTCCACTCTCCTGATGAACATGAAATTTTTGTACAAGGATTATTGA tGGAAAGCTTCctgaagaaagaaataattaagTTGCAAGAGTGCAGGTCAGAAGGAATTTGCACCAAAAAAG gtgCACAGATTTATGAGCGTCTAAACAGAGATCGTTTAGAGGATAAAATGCGCAAAAAATTGCTGGATGACATTCTTTTTCATATACAG GATGAAAAGGCTTGCCAAGTTTGGCTGCACAGACAAGCTCTGAT AGATTCTGGGCAGAGCCTTGCACCCCTTCCACTTCCTAGTTTAG gtCGTAAACCAGCAGCTAGATTAGACATAAGTGGAACACCAGGAGTAGAACAACTACGGCCTATGGAGCGAGAG CTGTGCAGCAATTTGCGACTATTGCCACATGATTTCCAGAACTACAAGTCAATTCTTATCAAGGAATATGAAAAGCAGGGATCGCTAAGGCTAGCACAAGCACGTACACTAATACGCATTGACGTCAACAAGACAAGAAAGAtgtacaatttctttttagaGCAAGGATGGATCAAACAGCCTGATGGATAG
- the LOC136910688 gene encoding coiled-coil domain-containing protein 74A-like isoform X2, whose translation MQSLQTMSKAPTQSANLPPLQNLPSWTRNSLLRKKQPRQIIRDHLEPINPIVEEMDNSRALTKSNDKSSYTGRIVSALLQGQGLDQEQRIEHVEKTIDYLRTQHAETLSNLHREIERLKAENKDLNFKLIMARSGVNLASVNKGISPTLEEAMLQSTGSASSLIANQTEVDSREEDKLPQPALKESRNTNIVQQTRSAKKNKRTGTGKKMVNGRAPSTPPLSAKSANLQPKSSGRTKTKLQNSLEKHPNLSSPYVFDLNTTPSSPTKQGVPTGKSLLVVTIKDKTVKVNMPTDSTPRSPTLVECKAIIKHQQETNKRQEQELSKLKSDLNDALYSDKWTPDAYLLAKSYVAEEIPPQTRHNTPATRSLPWLHSRDQTHSGRVIPGRMQVVHDNVSLPVLRPHGASNVAIRKRRQQALVRGRGKKDIF comes from the exons ATGCAGTCGTTACAAACGATGTCTAAAGCTCCTACACAGTCTGCTaaccttcctcctcttcaaaaTCTTCCTTCGTGGACAAGGAACTCTTTGTTGAGGAAGAAACAACCACGGCAGATAATTCGTGATCATTTGGAACCCATAAATCCAATCGTTGAAGAAATGGATAACAGCAGAGCCCTTACGAAATCGAATGACAAATCGAGTTACACGGGAAGAATCGTGTCTGCGCTTTTACAAGGTCAGGGGCTTGATCAAGAACAAAGAATTGAACATGTAGAGAAGACAATTGACTACCTTAGAACGCAGCACGCTGAAACACTGTCTAATTTACACAGGGAAATAGAACGATTAAAAGCAGAAAACAAAG actTAAATTTCAAGTTAATCATGGCTCGAAGTGGAGTAAACCTAGCCAGTGTCAATAAAG GCATTTCTCCAACTTTGGAGGAAGCTATGTTGCAGTCTACAGGCTCTG CAAGTTCACTGATTGCAAATCAAACCGAAGTAGATTCTAGAGAAGAAGACAAATTACCCCAACCAGCATTGAAAGAATCCAGAAACACAAATATTGTACAGCAAACTAGGagtgcaaagaaaaataaaag GACTGGAACTGGCAAAAAAATGGTGAATGGAAGAGCACCATCCACTCCTCCCTTATCTGCCAAAAGTGCAAATTTGCAACCCAAAAGTTCTGGTagaacaaagacaaaactgcAAAACTCTCTGGAAAAACATCCAAATCTGAGTTCTCCTTATGTGTTTGATTTGAACACAACTCCATCTTCACCTACAAAGCAGGGTGTTCCTACAGGAAAGTCACTCTTAGTTGTCACAATAAAAGACAAAACTGTTAAAGTCAACATGCCAACTGACAGCACACCTCGATCACCTACCTTGGTCGAATGTAAGGCAATCATCAAGCATCAACAGGAGACTAATAAAAGACAGGAGCAGGAG CTCTCTAAGCTGAAGTCAGACCTGAATGATGCTTTGTATTCTGACAAGTGGACTCCAGATGCATATCTATTGGCTAAATCTTATGTAGCAGAAGAGATACCACCTCAAACTAg ACACAACACTCCAGCTACAAGATCTCTGCCATGGTTACATTCAAGAGACCAAACACACTCTGGAAG gGTGATACCAGGTAGAATGCAAGTTGTACATGACAATGTCTCTCTGCCTGTCTTGCGCCCCCATGGTGCTTCCAATGTAGCTATTAGAAAGCGTCGACAACAGGCACTAGTAAGAGGAAGAGGAAAGAAGGACATCTTTTAG